One part of the Anopheles merus strain MAF chromosome 3L, AmerM5.1, whole genome shotgun sequence genome encodes these proteins:
- the LOC121598626 gene encoding guanylate cyclase 32E isoform X2, translated as MKSCGRDPTERTKALQANSANSSGGRVGTSLLGGVQCSAFVVIVGLLLGGLVALTGADVFTVGYLTGSQRRPGDRVYARPGLQISGAITLAMAEVNDRYFSQHGHELRFEVAETYGEEVTSIRKTADLWTRDVIAYLGPQETCVHEGRMAAAFNLPMISYFCTHNETSNKKHFPTFARTRPPDLQISKSVVSLLLAYNWTQVSFLYRASDNGELDAVAETLKTTLRTASIRIRSVGTWTDIYHHGYSSNPFERLVEDTYEDTRIYLVLGYHYEHIGLLVSLRRRGLLDRGDYFVVGVDIDQYDAALPTKYMHGLLQTTPDPDAVEAFRHYLGIVPSAPVRFEEFAVKVNKYLELPPFNYRNALIFFGGVKQIRAEAAYLYDAVHLYANALMQVLVSGGSPKNGSAIIEAIKGRAYISAMGYLVHIDENGDATGNYTILARKPVPSTGATNQYGLFPIGRFSSPTVDRIPEIRLFDTIDWVGSGPPVAEPRCGFRGEKCISYTGEITGGIAGGALLLLGVVSLVLYRNWRYEQELDSLLWKVDFREIQMHENEKVTAGQKMTRSTHPLIRTSQVSLSSNPDLDFRYSTIFTPIGLYKGQLYAIKKVKKKSIDITREMKKELKLLRDMRHDNLNAFIGACTDPPNICIITDYCNRGSLKDVLENEDVKLDNMFTASMVADILRGMIYLHDSPLRFHGSLRTSNCLIDSRWVVKLSDFGLFAFKQGSEEVPDEKEKLEEKCQKLLYRAPELLRAGPTATVPGTPKGDVYSFGIVLYEIFTRRGPFGEIECTPMECLKRVLNPLDPNTPFRPAIQPLETSFDCVRDCLKECWAERPEDRPDFKTIRNRLRVLRKGMRPNIFDNMMAMMEKYANNLEQLVDERTDQLQEEKKKTEALLLEMLPRPVAEQLKRGHKVEAESYDLVTIYFSDIVGFTSMSAESTPLQVVDFLNDLYTCFDSIIGHYDVYKVETIGDAYMVVSGLPIRNGLIHAAEIASMSLQLLEAVAEFKVRHRPNDRLYLRIGIHSGPVCAGVVGLKMPRYCLFGDTVNTASRMESTGQPLKIHCSLQTKEILDSLGGYQFQERGLVPMKGKGDQRTFWLVGEDPDARARRTKERTERRGSRALNKYLGMLKSVTNLPGVRSSLKSRSLGLPRGSLPRSSSLESPKRLRFASGAMLEQHRYHRYSDDALMEVISDSSIRRSDYSISDGAEDITASCPCIEHLGTDPPADPAYLLTNGPTVTTPLLNNSIAT; from the exons GATTACAAATTTCCGGTGCCATAACCCTAGCGATGGCCGAGGTGAACGACCGGTACTTCAGCCAGCACGGGCACGAGCTGCGGTTCGAGGTGGCCGAAACGTACGGCGAGGAGGTGACCAGCATCCGGAAGACGGCCGACCTGTGGACGCGGGACGTGATCGCTTACCTCGGGCCGCAGGAAACGTGCGTGCACGAGGGTCGCATGGCGGCCGCCTTCAATTTGCCGATGATTTCCTAC TTCTGTACACACAACGAGACGTCCAACAAGAAGCATTTTCCAACGTTCGCTCGAACCCGTCCGCCGGATCTGCAAATCTCCAAATCGGTCGtctcgctgctgctggcctACAACTGGACCCAG gttagttttttgtatcgtGCTTCAGACAACGGTGAGCTCGACGCGGTGGCCGAAACGCTCAAGACGACGCTCCGGACGGCCAGCATCCGGATCCGGTCGGTCGGCACCTGGACCGACATCTACCATCACGGGTACTCGAGCAATCCGTTCGAGCGGCTAGTGGAGGATACGTACGAGGACACGAGAA TTTATCTGGTGCTCGGGTACCACTACGAGCATATCGGGCTGCTGGTGAGCCTGCGGAGGCGCGGCCTGCTCGACCGCGGCGACTACTTCGTGGTCGGCGTCGACATCGACCAGTACGATGCGGCCCTGCCGACCAAGTACATGCACGGGCTGCTGCAGACGACGCCGGATCCGGACGCGGTCGAAGCGTTCCGCCACTATCTGGGCATCGTGCCGTCGGCACCGGTGCGGTTCGAGGAGTTTGCGGTTAAG GTTAACAAATATTTGGAGCTGCCACCGTTCAACTATCGGAACGCGCTGATCTTCTTCGGGGGCGTCAAGCAG ATAAGGGCGGAAGCTGCCTATCTGTACGATGCGGTTCATCTGTATGCAAATGCACTGATGCAGGTGCTGGTGTCGGGCGGCAGTCCGAAAAACGGTTCCGCCATCATCGAAGCGATCAAGGGACGGGCGTACATCAGTGCGATGGG CTATCTGGTGCACATCGATGAGAATGGGGACGCAACCGGCAACTATACCATCCTCGCCCGGAAACCCGTCCCGAGTACGGGCGCCACCAACCAGTACGGATTGTTTCCGATCGGGCGGTTCAGCTCGCCCACCGTCGATCGCATACCG GAGATACGCCTGTTTGATACGATCGATTGGGTCGGATCCGGTCCTCCGGTGGCGGAGCCGCGCTGTGGCTTTCGTGGGGAAAAGTGTATCA GTTACACGGGCGAAATAACGGGTGGCATTGCCGGTGgggccctgctgctgctcggtgtcGTCTCGCTCGTCCTCTACCGGAACTGGCGCTACGAGCAGGAGCTCGACAGTCTGCTGTGGAAGGTTGACTTTCGGGAAATTCAAATGCACGAAAATGAGAAGGTAACGGCCGGACAGAAGATGACAcgg TCCACCCACCCGCTGATACGGACGAGCCAGGTCAGCTTAAGCTCCAACCCGGACCTGGACTTTCGCTACTCGACCATCTTCACCCCGATCGGGCTGTACAAGGGCCAGCTGTACGCGATCAAGAAGGTGAAGAAGAAAAGCATCGACATTACGCGCGAGATGAAGAAGGAGCTGAAGCTGCTGCGCGACATGCGCCACGACAACCTGAACGCGTTCATCGGCGCCTGCACCGATCCGCCCAACATTTGCATCATCACCGATTACTGCAACCGGGGGAGTTTGAAG GACGTGCTGGAAAACGAGGACGTCAAGCTGGACAACATGTTTACGGCCTCGATGGTGGCGGACATACTGCGCGGCATGATCTATCTGCACGACTCGCCGCTCCGCTTTCACGGGTCGCTCCGCACGTCCAACTGTCTGATCGACTCCCGGTGGGTGGTGAAGCTGAGCGACTTTGGGCTGTTTGCGTTCAAGCAGGGCTCGGAGGAGGTGCCGGACGAGAAGGAAAAGCTGGAGGAAAAGTGTCAAA AACTGCTGTACCGTGCGCCCGAACTGTTACGCGCTGGCCCGACCGCCACCGTGCCGGGCACCCCGAAAGGTGACGTCTACTCGTTCGGCATCGTGCTGTACGAAATCTTCACCCGGCGCGGTCCGTTCGGGGAAATCGAATGCACACCGATGGAGTGTCTCAAGCGCGTCCTAAACCCCCTCGACCCGAACACCCCATTCCGGCCCGCCATACAGCCGCTGGAAACGTCGTTCGACTGTGTGCGCGACTGCCTGAAGGAGTGCTGGGCCGAGCGGCCCGAAGATCGGCCCGACTTTAAGACGATCCGCAACCGACTGCGCGTCCTGCGCAAGGGCATGCGGCCCAACATCTTCGACAacatgatggcgatgatggaGAAGTACGCCAACAATCTGGAGCAGCTGGTGGACGAGCGGACGGACCAGCTgcaggaggagaagaagaagacggaagcgctgctgctggagatGCTGCCCCGGCCGGTGGCGGAGCAGCTCAAGCGGGGCCACAAGGTGGAGGCGGAAAGCTACGATCTGGTGACGATCTACTTCAGCGACATCGTCGGCTTTACGTCGATGTCGGCGGAGAGCACGCCGCTGCAGGTGGTCGACTTTCTGAACGATCTGTACACGTGCTTCGACTCGATCATTGGCCACTACGACGTGTACAAGGTGGAGACGATCGGGGACGCGTACATGGTCGTGTCGGGGCTGCCGATCCGGAACGGGCTGATCCACGCGGCCGAGATAGCGTCCATGtcgctgcagctgctggaaGCGGTGGCGGAGTTCAAGGTACGCCACCGGCCGAACGATCGGCTGTATCTGCGCATTGGCATCCATTCGGGACCGGTGTGTGCGGGCGTGGTGGGGCTGAAGATGCCGCGGTACTGTCTGTTTGGCGACACGGTCAACACGGCGTCGCGCATGGAGTCGACGGGCCAGCCGCTCAAGATCCACTGCAGCTTGCAGACCAAAGAGATCCTGGACTCGCTCGGCGGGTACCAGTTCCAGGAGCGCGGTCTGGTGCCGATGAAGGGCAAGGGCGACCAGCGGACGTTCTGGCTGGTGGGCGAGGATCCGGATGCGCGGGCGAGGCGCACCAAGGAGCGTACCGAGCGGCGGGGCTCGCGGGCGTTGAACAAGTATCTGGGGATGCTGAAGAGCGTCACCAATCTGCCCGGAGTGCGCAGCTCGCTCAAGAGCCGGTCGCTCGGGCTGCCGCGCGGCTCGCTGCCTCGCTCCTCTAGTCTGGAGTCACCGAAAAGACTGAGATTCGCCAGTGGAGCCATGCTCGAGCAACATCGGTACCATCG GTACAGCGATGACGCGCTGATGGAGGTCATCTCGGACAGTAGCATCCGGCGGTCGGATTACAGCATTTCGGACGGTGCGGAAGACATCACTGCCTCCTGCCCGTGCATCGAGCACCTGGGGACGGACCCGCCGGCCGATCCCGCCTATCTGCTAACGAACGGTCCGACGGTAACGACACCGCTGCTCAACAACAGCATCGCCACCTAG
- the LOC121598626 gene encoding guanylate cyclase 32E isoform X3: MKSCGRDPTERTKALQANSANSSGGRVGTSLLGGVQCSAFVVIVGLLLGGLVALTGADVFTVGYLTGSQRRPGDRVYARPGLQISGAITLAMAEVNDRYFSQHGHELRFEVAETYGEEVTSIRKTADLWTRDVIAYLGPQETCVHEGRMAAAFNLPMISYFCTHNETSNKKHFPTFARTRPPDLQISKSVVSLLLAYNWTQVSFLYRASDNGELDAVAETLKTTLRTASIRIRSVGTWTDIYHHGYSSNPFERLVEDTYEDTRIYLVLGYHYEHIGLLVSLRRRGLLDRGDYFVVGVDIDQYDAALPTKYMHGLLQTTPDPDAVEAFRHYLGIVPSAPVRFEEFAVKVNKYLELPPFNYRNALIFFGGVKQIRAEAAYLYDAVHLYANALMQVLVSGGSPKNGSAIIEAIKGRAYISAMGYLVHIDENGDATGNYTILARKPVPSTGATNQYGLFPIGRFSSPTVDRIPFKIQEIRLFDTIDWVGSGPPVAEPRCGFRGEKCISYTGEITGGIAGGALLLLGVVSLVLYRNWRYEQELDSLLWKVDFREIQMHENEKSTHPLIRTSQVSLSSNPDLDFRYSTIFTPIGLYKGQLYAIKKVKKKSIDITREMKKELKLLRDMRHDNLNAFIGACTDPPNICIITDYCNRGSLKDVLENEDVKLDNMFTASMVADILRGMIYLHDSPLRFHGSLRTSNCLIDSRWVVKLSDFGLFAFKQGSEEVPDEKEKLEEKCQKLLYRAPELLRAGPTATVPGTPKGDVYSFGIVLYEIFTRRGPFGEIECTPMECLKRVLNPLDPNTPFRPAIQPLETSFDCVRDCLKECWAERPEDRPDFKTIRNRLRVLRKGMRPNIFDNMMAMMEKYANNLEQLVDERTDQLQEEKKKTEALLLEMLPRPVAEQLKRGHKVEAESYDLVTIYFSDIVGFTSMSAESTPLQVVDFLNDLYTCFDSIIGHYDVYKVETIGDAYMVVSGLPIRNGLIHAAEIASMSLQLLEAVAEFKVRHRPNDRLYLRIGIHSGPVCAGVVGLKMPRYCLFGDTVNTASRMESTGQPLKIHCSLQTKEILDSLGGYQFQERGLVPMKGKGDQRTFWLVGEDPDARARRTKERTERRGSRALNKYLGMLKSVTNLPGVRSSLKSRSLGLPRGSLPRSSSLESPKRLRFASGAMLEQHRYHRYSDDALMEVISDSSIRRSDYSISDGAEDITASCPCIEHLGTDPPADPAYLLTNGPTVTTPLLNNSIAT; the protein is encoded by the exons GATTACAAATTTCCGGTGCCATAACCCTAGCGATGGCCGAGGTGAACGACCGGTACTTCAGCCAGCACGGGCACGAGCTGCGGTTCGAGGTGGCCGAAACGTACGGCGAGGAGGTGACCAGCATCCGGAAGACGGCCGACCTGTGGACGCGGGACGTGATCGCTTACCTCGGGCCGCAGGAAACGTGCGTGCACGAGGGTCGCATGGCGGCCGCCTTCAATTTGCCGATGATTTCCTAC TTCTGTACACACAACGAGACGTCCAACAAGAAGCATTTTCCAACGTTCGCTCGAACCCGTCCGCCGGATCTGCAAATCTCCAAATCGGTCGtctcgctgctgctggcctACAACTGGACCCAG gttagttttttgtatcgtGCTTCAGACAACGGTGAGCTCGACGCGGTGGCCGAAACGCTCAAGACGACGCTCCGGACGGCCAGCATCCGGATCCGGTCGGTCGGCACCTGGACCGACATCTACCATCACGGGTACTCGAGCAATCCGTTCGAGCGGCTAGTGGAGGATACGTACGAGGACACGAGAA TTTATCTGGTGCTCGGGTACCACTACGAGCATATCGGGCTGCTGGTGAGCCTGCGGAGGCGCGGCCTGCTCGACCGCGGCGACTACTTCGTGGTCGGCGTCGACATCGACCAGTACGATGCGGCCCTGCCGACCAAGTACATGCACGGGCTGCTGCAGACGACGCCGGATCCGGACGCGGTCGAAGCGTTCCGCCACTATCTGGGCATCGTGCCGTCGGCACCGGTGCGGTTCGAGGAGTTTGCGGTTAAG GTTAACAAATATTTGGAGCTGCCACCGTTCAACTATCGGAACGCGCTGATCTTCTTCGGGGGCGTCAAGCAG ATAAGGGCGGAAGCTGCCTATCTGTACGATGCGGTTCATCTGTATGCAAATGCACTGATGCAGGTGCTGGTGTCGGGCGGCAGTCCGAAAAACGGTTCCGCCATCATCGAAGCGATCAAGGGACGGGCGTACATCAGTGCGATGGG CTATCTGGTGCACATCGATGAGAATGGGGACGCAACCGGCAACTATACCATCCTCGCCCGGAAACCCGTCCCGAGTACGGGCGCCACCAACCAGTACGGATTGTTTCCGATCGGGCGGTTCAGCTCGCCCACCGTCGATCGCATACCG TTTAAAATTCag GAGATACGCCTGTTTGATACGATCGATTGGGTCGGATCCGGTCCTCCGGTGGCGGAGCCGCGCTGTGGCTTTCGTGGGGAAAAGTGTATCA GTTACACGGGCGAAATAACGGGTGGCATTGCCGGTGgggccctgctgctgctcggtgtcGTCTCGCTCGTCCTCTACCGGAACTGGCGCTACGAGCAGGAGCTCGACAGTCTGCTGTGGAAGGTTGACTTTCGGGAAATTCAAATGCACGAAAATGAGAAG TCCACCCACCCGCTGATACGGACGAGCCAGGTCAGCTTAAGCTCCAACCCGGACCTGGACTTTCGCTACTCGACCATCTTCACCCCGATCGGGCTGTACAAGGGCCAGCTGTACGCGATCAAGAAGGTGAAGAAGAAAAGCATCGACATTACGCGCGAGATGAAGAAGGAGCTGAAGCTGCTGCGCGACATGCGCCACGACAACCTGAACGCGTTCATCGGCGCCTGCACCGATCCGCCCAACATTTGCATCATCACCGATTACTGCAACCGGGGGAGTTTGAAG GACGTGCTGGAAAACGAGGACGTCAAGCTGGACAACATGTTTACGGCCTCGATGGTGGCGGACATACTGCGCGGCATGATCTATCTGCACGACTCGCCGCTCCGCTTTCACGGGTCGCTCCGCACGTCCAACTGTCTGATCGACTCCCGGTGGGTGGTGAAGCTGAGCGACTTTGGGCTGTTTGCGTTCAAGCAGGGCTCGGAGGAGGTGCCGGACGAGAAGGAAAAGCTGGAGGAAAAGTGTCAAA AACTGCTGTACCGTGCGCCCGAACTGTTACGCGCTGGCCCGACCGCCACCGTGCCGGGCACCCCGAAAGGTGACGTCTACTCGTTCGGCATCGTGCTGTACGAAATCTTCACCCGGCGCGGTCCGTTCGGGGAAATCGAATGCACACCGATGGAGTGTCTCAAGCGCGTCCTAAACCCCCTCGACCCGAACACCCCATTCCGGCCCGCCATACAGCCGCTGGAAACGTCGTTCGACTGTGTGCGCGACTGCCTGAAGGAGTGCTGGGCCGAGCGGCCCGAAGATCGGCCCGACTTTAAGACGATCCGCAACCGACTGCGCGTCCTGCGCAAGGGCATGCGGCCCAACATCTTCGACAacatgatggcgatgatggaGAAGTACGCCAACAATCTGGAGCAGCTGGTGGACGAGCGGACGGACCAGCTgcaggaggagaagaagaagacggaagcgctgctgctggagatGCTGCCCCGGCCGGTGGCGGAGCAGCTCAAGCGGGGCCACAAGGTGGAGGCGGAAAGCTACGATCTGGTGACGATCTACTTCAGCGACATCGTCGGCTTTACGTCGATGTCGGCGGAGAGCACGCCGCTGCAGGTGGTCGACTTTCTGAACGATCTGTACACGTGCTTCGACTCGATCATTGGCCACTACGACGTGTACAAGGTGGAGACGATCGGGGACGCGTACATGGTCGTGTCGGGGCTGCCGATCCGGAACGGGCTGATCCACGCGGCCGAGATAGCGTCCATGtcgctgcagctgctggaaGCGGTGGCGGAGTTCAAGGTACGCCACCGGCCGAACGATCGGCTGTATCTGCGCATTGGCATCCATTCGGGACCGGTGTGTGCGGGCGTGGTGGGGCTGAAGATGCCGCGGTACTGTCTGTTTGGCGACACGGTCAACACGGCGTCGCGCATGGAGTCGACGGGCCAGCCGCTCAAGATCCACTGCAGCTTGCAGACCAAAGAGATCCTGGACTCGCTCGGCGGGTACCAGTTCCAGGAGCGCGGTCTGGTGCCGATGAAGGGCAAGGGCGACCAGCGGACGTTCTGGCTGGTGGGCGAGGATCCGGATGCGCGGGCGAGGCGCACCAAGGAGCGTACCGAGCGGCGGGGCTCGCGGGCGTTGAACAAGTATCTGGGGATGCTGAAGAGCGTCACCAATCTGCCCGGAGTGCGCAGCTCGCTCAAGAGCCGGTCGCTCGGGCTGCCGCGCGGCTCGCTGCCTCGCTCCTCTAGTCTGGAGTCACCGAAAAGACTGAGATTCGCCAGTGGAGCCATGCTCGAGCAACATCGGTACCATCG GTACAGCGATGACGCGCTGATGGAGGTCATCTCGGACAGTAGCATCCGGCGGTCGGATTACAGCATTTCGGACGGTGCGGAAGACATCACTGCCTCCTGCCCGTGCATCGAGCACCTGGGGACGGACCCGCCGGCCGATCCCGCCTATCTGCTAACGAACGGTCCGACGGTAACGACACCGCTGCTCAACAACAGCATCGCCACCTAG
- the LOC121598626 gene encoding guanylate cyclase 32E isoform X1 produces the protein MKSCGRDPTERTKALQANSANSSGGRVGTSLLGGVQCSAFVVIVGLLLGGLVALTGADVFTVGYLTGSQRRPGDRVYARPGLQISGAITLAMAEVNDRYFSQHGHELRFEVAETYGEEVTSIRKTADLWTRDVIAYLGPQETCVHEGRMAAAFNLPMISYFCTHNETSNKKHFPTFARTRPPDLQISKSVVSLLLAYNWTQVSFLYRASDNGELDAVAETLKTTLRTASIRIRSVGTWTDIYHHGYSSNPFERLVEDTYEDTRIYLVLGYHYEHIGLLVSLRRRGLLDRGDYFVVGVDIDQYDAALPTKYMHGLLQTTPDPDAVEAFRHYLGIVPSAPVRFEEFAVKVNKYLELPPFNYRNALIFFGGVKQIRAEAAYLYDAVHLYANALMQVLVSGGSPKNGSAIIEAIKGRAYISAMGYLVHIDENGDATGNYTILARKPVPSTGATNQYGLFPIGRFSSPTVDRIPFKIQEIRLFDTIDWVGSGPPVAEPRCGFRGEKCISYTGEITGGIAGGALLLLGVVSLVLYRNWRYEQELDSLLWKVDFREIQMHENEKVTAGQKMTRSTHPLIRTSQVSLSSNPDLDFRYSTIFTPIGLYKGQLYAIKKVKKKSIDITREMKKELKLLRDMRHDNLNAFIGACTDPPNICIITDYCNRGSLKDVLENEDVKLDNMFTASMVADILRGMIYLHDSPLRFHGSLRTSNCLIDSRWVVKLSDFGLFAFKQGSEEVPDEKEKLEEKCQKLLYRAPELLRAGPTATVPGTPKGDVYSFGIVLYEIFTRRGPFGEIECTPMECLKRVLNPLDPNTPFRPAIQPLETSFDCVRDCLKECWAERPEDRPDFKTIRNRLRVLRKGMRPNIFDNMMAMMEKYANNLEQLVDERTDQLQEEKKKTEALLLEMLPRPVAEQLKRGHKVEAESYDLVTIYFSDIVGFTSMSAESTPLQVVDFLNDLYTCFDSIIGHYDVYKVETIGDAYMVVSGLPIRNGLIHAAEIASMSLQLLEAVAEFKVRHRPNDRLYLRIGIHSGPVCAGVVGLKMPRYCLFGDTVNTASRMESTGQPLKIHCSLQTKEILDSLGGYQFQERGLVPMKGKGDQRTFWLVGEDPDARARRTKERTERRGSRALNKYLGMLKSVTNLPGVRSSLKSRSLGLPRGSLPRSSSLESPKRLRFASGAMLEQHRYHRYSDDALMEVISDSSIRRSDYSISDGAEDITASCPCIEHLGTDPPADPAYLLTNGPTVTTPLLNNSIAT, from the exons GATTACAAATTTCCGGTGCCATAACCCTAGCGATGGCCGAGGTGAACGACCGGTACTTCAGCCAGCACGGGCACGAGCTGCGGTTCGAGGTGGCCGAAACGTACGGCGAGGAGGTGACCAGCATCCGGAAGACGGCCGACCTGTGGACGCGGGACGTGATCGCTTACCTCGGGCCGCAGGAAACGTGCGTGCACGAGGGTCGCATGGCGGCCGCCTTCAATTTGCCGATGATTTCCTAC TTCTGTACACACAACGAGACGTCCAACAAGAAGCATTTTCCAACGTTCGCTCGAACCCGTCCGCCGGATCTGCAAATCTCCAAATCGGTCGtctcgctgctgctggcctACAACTGGACCCAG gttagttttttgtatcgtGCTTCAGACAACGGTGAGCTCGACGCGGTGGCCGAAACGCTCAAGACGACGCTCCGGACGGCCAGCATCCGGATCCGGTCGGTCGGCACCTGGACCGACATCTACCATCACGGGTACTCGAGCAATCCGTTCGAGCGGCTAGTGGAGGATACGTACGAGGACACGAGAA TTTATCTGGTGCTCGGGTACCACTACGAGCATATCGGGCTGCTGGTGAGCCTGCGGAGGCGCGGCCTGCTCGACCGCGGCGACTACTTCGTGGTCGGCGTCGACATCGACCAGTACGATGCGGCCCTGCCGACCAAGTACATGCACGGGCTGCTGCAGACGACGCCGGATCCGGACGCGGTCGAAGCGTTCCGCCACTATCTGGGCATCGTGCCGTCGGCACCGGTGCGGTTCGAGGAGTTTGCGGTTAAG GTTAACAAATATTTGGAGCTGCCACCGTTCAACTATCGGAACGCGCTGATCTTCTTCGGGGGCGTCAAGCAG ATAAGGGCGGAAGCTGCCTATCTGTACGATGCGGTTCATCTGTATGCAAATGCACTGATGCAGGTGCTGGTGTCGGGCGGCAGTCCGAAAAACGGTTCCGCCATCATCGAAGCGATCAAGGGACGGGCGTACATCAGTGCGATGGG CTATCTGGTGCACATCGATGAGAATGGGGACGCAACCGGCAACTATACCATCCTCGCCCGGAAACCCGTCCCGAGTACGGGCGCCACCAACCAGTACGGATTGTTTCCGATCGGGCGGTTCAGCTCGCCCACCGTCGATCGCATACCG TTTAAAATTCag GAGATACGCCTGTTTGATACGATCGATTGGGTCGGATCCGGTCCTCCGGTGGCGGAGCCGCGCTGTGGCTTTCGTGGGGAAAAGTGTATCA GTTACACGGGCGAAATAACGGGTGGCATTGCCGGTGgggccctgctgctgctcggtgtcGTCTCGCTCGTCCTCTACCGGAACTGGCGCTACGAGCAGGAGCTCGACAGTCTGCTGTGGAAGGTTGACTTTCGGGAAATTCAAATGCACGAAAATGAGAAGGTAACGGCCGGACAGAAGATGACAcgg TCCACCCACCCGCTGATACGGACGAGCCAGGTCAGCTTAAGCTCCAACCCGGACCTGGACTTTCGCTACTCGACCATCTTCACCCCGATCGGGCTGTACAAGGGCCAGCTGTACGCGATCAAGAAGGTGAAGAAGAAAAGCATCGACATTACGCGCGAGATGAAGAAGGAGCTGAAGCTGCTGCGCGACATGCGCCACGACAACCTGAACGCGTTCATCGGCGCCTGCACCGATCCGCCCAACATTTGCATCATCACCGATTACTGCAACCGGGGGAGTTTGAAG GACGTGCTGGAAAACGAGGACGTCAAGCTGGACAACATGTTTACGGCCTCGATGGTGGCGGACATACTGCGCGGCATGATCTATCTGCACGACTCGCCGCTCCGCTTTCACGGGTCGCTCCGCACGTCCAACTGTCTGATCGACTCCCGGTGGGTGGTGAAGCTGAGCGACTTTGGGCTGTTTGCGTTCAAGCAGGGCTCGGAGGAGGTGCCGGACGAGAAGGAAAAGCTGGAGGAAAAGTGTCAAA AACTGCTGTACCGTGCGCCCGAACTGTTACGCGCTGGCCCGACCGCCACCGTGCCGGGCACCCCGAAAGGTGACGTCTACTCGTTCGGCATCGTGCTGTACGAAATCTTCACCCGGCGCGGTCCGTTCGGGGAAATCGAATGCACACCGATGGAGTGTCTCAAGCGCGTCCTAAACCCCCTCGACCCGAACACCCCATTCCGGCCCGCCATACAGCCGCTGGAAACGTCGTTCGACTGTGTGCGCGACTGCCTGAAGGAGTGCTGGGCCGAGCGGCCCGAAGATCGGCCCGACTTTAAGACGATCCGCAACCGACTGCGCGTCCTGCGCAAGGGCATGCGGCCCAACATCTTCGACAacatgatggcgatgatggaGAAGTACGCCAACAATCTGGAGCAGCTGGTGGACGAGCGGACGGACCAGCTgcaggaggagaagaagaagacggaagcgctgctgctggagatGCTGCCCCGGCCGGTGGCGGAGCAGCTCAAGCGGGGCCACAAGGTGGAGGCGGAAAGCTACGATCTGGTGACGATCTACTTCAGCGACATCGTCGGCTTTACGTCGATGTCGGCGGAGAGCACGCCGCTGCAGGTGGTCGACTTTCTGAACGATCTGTACACGTGCTTCGACTCGATCATTGGCCACTACGACGTGTACAAGGTGGAGACGATCGGGGACGCGTACATGGTCGTGTCGGGGCTGCCGATCCGGAACGGGCTGATCCACGCGGCCGAGATAGCGTCCATGtcgctgcagctgctggaaGCGGTGGCGGAGTTCAAGGTACGCCACCGGCCGAACGATCGGCTGTATCTGCGCATTGGCATCCATTCGGGACCGGTGTGTGCGGGCGTGGTGGGGCTGAAGATGCCGCGGTACTGTCTGTTTGGCGACACGGTCAACACGGCGTCGCGCATGGAGTCGACGGGCCAGCCGCTCAAGATCCACTGCAGCTTGCAGACCAAAGAGATCCTGGACTCGCTCGGCGGGTACCAGTTCCAGGAGCGCGGTCTGGTGCCGATGAAGGGCAAGGGCGACCAGCGGACGTTCTGGCTGGTGGGCGAGGATCCGGATGCGCGGGCGAGGCGCACCAAGGAGCGTACCGAGCGGCGGGGCTCGCGGGCGTTGAACAAGTATCTGGGGATGCTGAAGAGCGTCACCAATCTGCCCGGAGTGCGCAGCTCGCTCAAGAGCCGGTCGCTCGGGCTGCCGCGCGGCTCGCTGCCTCGCTCCTCTAGTCTGGAGTCACCGAAAAGACTGAGATTCGCCAGTGGAGCCATGCTCGAGCAACATCGGTACCATCG GTACAGCGATGACGCGCTGATGGAGGTCATCTCGGACAGTAGCATCCGGCGGTCGGATTACAGCATTTCGGACGGTGCGGAAGACATCACTGCCTCCTGCCCGTGCATCGAGCACCTGGGGACGGACCCGCCGGCCGATCCCGCCTATCTGCTAACGAACGGTCCGACGGTAACGACACCGCTGCTCAACAACAGCATCGCCACCTAG